GAGTTTCACGAAGGCCTTCACGGTCTGGCCGCGATATTCGTCGGGGATGCCGATGACGGTGCATTCCTCGACCGAATCGTGCAGATAGATCGCCTCTTCCACCATCCGCGGATAGACGTTATAGCCACCGGCGATGATCAGATCCTTGATCCGGTCGACGATGAAGGCATAGCCGTCTTCATCCAGATAACCGACATCACCGGTGTGCAGCCGGCCGCCGCTCATGGTCTTGGCGGTTTCTTCCGGCTTGTTCCAGTATCCGGCCATCACCTGCGGGCCACGGATGCAGATCTCGCCCCGCTCGCCCTGCGGCATCAGCGTCTGGCCGTCTTCCAGATCGACGATCTCGATGGTCGTGCCCGGCATCGGCAGGCCGATCGAGCCTTCCTTGCTGACCCCGGTGAATGGATTGCAGTGGGTCACCGGCGAGGTTTCGGTCAGGCCGTACCCCTCCACCAGCGTGCAGCCGGTCAGTTTCTCGAAGATGTGCTTCACTTCCAGCGGCAGGGGTGCCCCACCCGACAGGCAGTAATTGATCGACGACAGGTCGACCTCGCGGATCTTCGGATGATTGGCGATGGCGGTGTACATGGTCGGCACGCCGGGGAACAGGCTGGGCTTCTTCTTGGCCAGCGTGTCGAGCACCTGATCCAGATCGAAGCGCGGCAGCATGATCATGCAGGCACCGGCCAGGATCGAGTAGTTCATGCACACGGTCATGGCGAAGACATGGAACAGGGGCAGCACCACCATGGTGCGCTCCTCCCCCGGCCGGCCGGCCGGGAACCACGCCTCCAACTGGCGGGCATTGGCCAGCAGATTGGCATGGGTCAGCATCGCGCCCTTGGGCAGCCCGGTGGTGCCGCCGGTGTATTGCAGCACAGCAACCGTGGTCTCCGGGTCGATCGGCACAGGTGCAAACCGGCCGTCATTGCGCACCAGGCCCTTGTGATGAACGATGCGCGCGCTCTTCTCGATCCGGCCGATCTCCTTGCACTTCACCAGCGGGAACAGCAGGTTCTTCGGGAAGGGCAGCACGCCGGCCATCGGGCAGACCACGATCCGCTCCAGGCAGGTCTTGCCCAGCAGCGCCTGCGCCTTGTCATAGACCACCGCCAGATCCAGCGTCACCATCACCCGGGTGCCGCTGTCATTGACCTGATGCTCGATTTCGCGCGGGGCGTAGAGCGGGTTGAAGTTCACGATCGTGGCGCCGATGGTCAGCGCGGCATAGTAATAGATGATCGAATAGGGGGTATTGGGCAGGAACAGCCCCACCCGATCACCCTTTTTGACGCCGATCTGTTGCAGACCCTTGGCCGCCTGGTCAACCAGCCGCCCGATCTGCTCATAGGTCATGATCTTGCCCAGGAAATCGACCGCAGGCCGATTGCCATAAGTGGCGACCGCATGATCCATCAGCGAGGTCAGCGGCGCCGGCGGAAATGCCTGACGCCAGTCGACATCCGCCGGATATCGCTTCAGCCACACCGGATCGATCGCGTCGGCCTGCACCTCGGCACCCATCATCTGCGTCATCGGTCCTCCCAGACCTTGTCCTGGCCGGTTATCCGCCTCGCCGGGCCCTGCCCTGCCACGGCATCGGGCGGTGCAACCGCGCCTTGTTTGATGAGCCGTCCCCCAACGGCCTGGCGGTACGCCACGGATGTTTCCGTATACGTCAACCCACCTGTCGACTATCCCAAGACCCGCGTCCGGGATCAACCGCTTCCGTGACGCGACGCCGACGGTTTTTACCGCCTGACGTCCTTTGCCCGCATATCAGACGCAGATCACCTTCTGGTTACCATATCTCCGCCCACATCCCAAGACAGGTCGGAACGATCGGCGCGGTTGTCAATTGCGCGGGGCGCAATGACAGCAGGGCGCGAAACCTCGCGGTGCGGGACGCGCCCGAAACAGAAAACGGCCGGCCCGTCGCCGGGCCGGCCGTTCAGTCCAAAGGCCATGGCTGTTGCCGGCCCCCACATCAGTTGCCCTGATACATGCGCTCCATGCGCCCCAGATGGGGCCGGACGGCGGCGACGTCATCCGGATCGGCCTGACCTGCCTGTTCGACCATCGCGCCGGCGCTGCCCAGCATGTCCAGCATCATCTTCTTCTGGGCGGCGGACATCTCGGTAGAGGCCATGATCTCGGCGCGGGCCGCATCCATCTCGGCGCGCTGGCCCGCCATGTCCTCGCCCTCCATGTTGAGCGCGACATAGGCCTGCATCACCTGATCGCCGATCTCGCCCCAGCCGCCCAGGCTGCCGAAGCCGTGCTTCGCGACGATACCTTCCGCCACAGCCGCCTCAGGCGAGCCCGCCAGCCGCCCGACCGCCCGCGAAATCATCCGGCCCTCGCTGATATCGCCCATCATCGTGGCCGGATCCTGAGTGTCCTCGATCACCGCACGACGGTCTTCCGGCAGGGTCTGGCTCCAGGCCTCCAATGCCTCGGAGGCATCCAGCCAGCGGCCGACCGTGGCGCTGTCGAGGCCGGCGGCCTGTGCCTGCGCCGGCACGAACAGGGCGAGGCCGGCCGTGGCGACGGCGGGTCCGGCAAACAGGGCGGCGGCCAGCGCCACGTTCAGTGACGCGCCCAACAGGCGGCGGCGAAGCGTCGTGGTCATGATCTGCAAACTCCCTGATCGACGGCGCGATCCCGCCGGTTGTTCGTCAGCCGGCCAGCCGCCCGGCAAGCCGTTGTGCGTCACGCCGCAGACGATGGAACGGCCCCAAGACATCGGGATGCTCCGCGCCGGCATCCGCAGCCATCGCCGGGTCTGTGGCCAGATGACGCAGGCCCTCGGTCCCGAACCGGTCCTTCAGCGACGATGCCACCCACCCCTCGGCCTGAGCGGCGCGACGATGATCGCGCAGATCGCGGGCCGTCATCCAGTCGCGATGGCGGTCGGCGGCTGCGATCAGATCGCCGATGCCCTCGCCGGTCGACGCCGCGACCTTCAGAACCGGCACTTTCCAGCCATCATCGCGCACACCCACGGCCTTCAGCGCCGAGGCGACGTCGGTGCGCGCGCGCTCCGCGGCCGGGCCGATATCGGCCTTGGTCACCACCGCCAGATCGGGAATTTCCATGATCCCGGCCTTCATGAACTGAAGACTGTCGCCCGATGCCGGCTGAATGCAGAACACCACCGTATCGGCGATCTCCTCGACATCGGTCTCCGACTGGCCCACACCCACTGTCTCGACCAGCACGACATCGTGGATCGCCCGCATCAGCACGGTGGCGGCGATTGTGAAATCGGCCAGCCCCCCCAGCCGCGCCCGCGCCGCCATCGACCGGATGAACACGCCCTGATCTTCGGGATCGGTCTGGATGCGGGTCCGGTCGCCGAGCAATGCCCCCTTGGTACGCTTCGACGACGGATCGACGGCGATCACCCCGACGCTGCGGCCACCGGCGCGATAGGCACGGATCAGCGCCGACAGCAGCGAGGATTTGCCCACCCCCGGCGGACCGGTGATGCCCAGAACCTGCGCCACCGGTGCTGCATAGGCCGCATCCAGCAGATCGGCGGTTTCCGCCGCATCGGCCCGGCTTTCCAGCCGCGCCAGTGCCCGCGCCAGGGCGGGTTTGCCACCCGCACGGATCTCGTCCAGACGGCGGAGGCCGGCAGCAATGCCGCCGGCCTCCGCCGTCTGGTCAGGTCCGGTCATCCGATCGGATCCGATAGCCATGCCATCTCCGTCGACCGGTCAGGCCTTGCGCGCCTTCAGCGCCGCCTGGGCGGCGGCCAGACGGGCGATCGGCACGCGATAGGGCGAGCAGGACACATAATCGAGGCCCGCCATCTGGCAGAACTCGATCGAGGCCGGATCGCCGCCATGCTCGCCGCAGATGCCCAGCTTGATATCGGGGCGGGTCGACCGGCCACGCTCCGCCGCGATCTTCACCAACTCGCCGACGCCCTCCTGATCCAGGCTGACGAAGGGATCCTGATCGAAGATGCCGGCTTCACGATAGCTGTCGAGGAACGACCCTGAATCATCTCGGCTGATGCCGAAGGTGGTCTGGGTCAGGTCGTTGGTGCCGAAGCTGAAGAACTCGCCGACCTCGGCAATCTTCGCGGCCTGAAGGGCGGCGCGCGGCAGCTCGATCATGGTGCCGACCAGATATTCGACCCGGGCGCCCTTCTCCTCGAAGACCTGCGCCGCCACCGTGTCGACCAGCTTGCGCAGGATTTCGAGCTCGCGACGGGTGGCGACCAGCGGGATCATGATCTCTGGCGTCACGGTCTGGCCCAGTTCGGCCGAAACCTCGACCGCGGCTTCCAGGATCGCGCGGGCCTGCATCTCGTAGATCTCAGGATAAGAGATGCCCAGGCGGCAGCCACGATGGCCAAGCATCGGGTTGCTCTCGTGCAGCGACGCCGCCCGCGCCGACAGCTTCTGGGCATCGATGCCGGATGCCGCCGCAACCTCGGCGATGTCCTTCTCGGTATGGGGCAGGAACTCGTGCAGCGGCGGGTCCAGCAGACGCACCGTCACCGGCAGCCCGGCCATGATGCGGAACAGTGACACGAAGTCGCCGCGCTGCATCGGCAGCAGCTTGGCCAGCGCCGTGCGGCGGCCAGCGACATCATCGGCCAGAATCATCTGGCGGACGGCGATGATGCGGTCGTCGCTGAAGAACATATGCTCGGTGCGACACAGGCCGATGCCCTCGGCACCAAAAGTGCGGGCGGTTTCCGCGTCCAGCGGCGTCTCGGCGTTGGTGCGCACCTTCAGGGTCCGGATCTTGTCGGCCCAGGTCATCAGCGCGCCGAAATCGCCCGACAGGTCCGGCTTGATCGTGGCGACGCGGCCCAGCATCACTTCGCCCTTGCCGCCATCGATGGTGATGACGTCGCCGGCCTTCACCGTCACGTCGCCGACCGTGAAGCTGCCCTTGGCGTAATCGATCCGCACCGTGCCGGCACCCGACACGCAGGCCCGGCCCATGCCGCGGGCCACCACCGCCGCATGGCTGGTCATGCCGCCGCGGGCGGTCAGGATGCCACGGGCGGCATGCATGCCGTGAATGTCTTCAGGGCTGGTCTCGATCCGGACCAGGATGACGTCCTCGCCGGTCTGGGCGCGCTTCTCGGCCTCGTCGGCCGTGAACACCACCACGCCCGATGCGGCGCCGGGCGATGCCGGCAGGCCCTTGGCGATCACGGTCTTGGCGGCCTTGGGATCAAGCGTCGGATGCAGTAGCTGATCCAGCGCCTGCGCCTCGATGCGGGCAACGGCCTGCTCTTCGGTGATCAGCCCCTCTTCCGCCATGTCGACGGCGATCTTCAGGGCCGCGGCCGCGGTGCGCTTGCCATTGCGGGTCTGCAGCATATAGAGCCGGCCCTGCTGGACCGTGAACTCGATGTCCTGCATGTCGCGGTAATGCTGCTCCAGACGGTCCTTCACCGCCACCAATTCGCCGAACACCACAGGCATGGCCTCTTCCATCGCCGGATCGTTCGAGCCGTTGGCAAGCTTGCCGGCAACGGTCAGATGCTGGGGCGTGCGGATGCCCGCAACCACGTCTTCGCCCTGAGCGTTGACCAGGAACTCGCCATAGAATTCCTTGACGCCGGTCGACGGGTTGCGGGTGAAGGCCACGCCGGTGGCGCAGTCGTCGCCCATATTGCCGAACACCATCGCCTGAACATTGACGGCGGTGCCCCATTCGGCGGGAATGTTATGCAGGCGGCGATAGGTCTTGGCGCGCTGGTTCATCCACGAGCCGAACACGGCGCCGATCGCGCCCCACAGCTGCTCGTGGGCATCATCGGGGAACGGGCGGCCCAGCTCGCTCTGCACGATCGCCTTGTAATCGGCGATCAGCGCCTTCCAGTCGTCGGCGGTCATCTCGGTGTCGAGATCGTGGCCATGCTCTTCCTTGCGGGCCTCAAGCCGGTCTTCGAACAGGCTGTGATCCACGCCGAGCACGACATCCGAATACATCTGGATGAACCGGCGATAGCTGTCATAGGCGAAGCGTTCGTCGCCGCTGCGGCGTGCCAGGCCCTCGACCGTCGCCTGGTTGAGCCCCAGATTGAGCACCGTGTCCATCATGCCGGGCATGGATGCGCGGGCGCCTGAGCGGACCGACACCAGCAGCGGGTTTTCGGCATCGCCGAACCGCATGCCCATTTCGGTCTCGATTCTGGCCAGCGCCTCGGTCACCTGTGCCTTCAGCTCATCCGGATAGGTCTGGCCATTGGCATAGTAATAGGTGCAAAGCTCGGTGGTGATCGTCAGACCCGGCGGCACCGGCAGGCCCAGATTGCTCATCTCGGCCAGGTTCGCGCCCTTGCCGCCAAGCAGATTGCGCATCTCTGCGGTGCCTTCGGAGCCGTTGCGGCCGAAACTGTACACCCATTTGGTCATCGGTCGACTCACCCTTCGATCTTCGAAAAATCGGCTACGGCTTCCAGGGCTGCACGGATCTGGGACAACAGATGCAGCCGGTTGCGCCGACGTTCTGCCATCTCGCAATTGACCGTCACCCGGTCGAAGAACGCGTCGACCGGCGCGCGGATCCCCGCAAGCGCCGTCATCGCCCGCTCGTCATCCTCACCGGCCAAGGCCGTGGCGATCTCCGCCCGCGCCCCGACCAGTGCGCCGTGCAGCGACACTTCTTCGGGTTCGACCAGCAGATCCGCATCCACGGCGCCACCATAGGTCGTCCCGTCCTTCTTTTCTTCAATGCGGACAATATTGCTGGCCCGCCGGTATGCCGCCAGCAGGTTCGCACCGTCCTCGCCGTCCAGGAACGACTGCAGGGCACGCACCCGCGCCAGCAGCCGGACCACATCATCATCCCCACCCGCCAGAACCGCGGCGATCAGATCATGGCGCACGCCACGGTCGCGCATCAAGACCTTCAACCGGTCGGCGAAGAAGCCCATCAGCTCGTCATGCAGGCGGGCGGTATCGATCGTGCCCAGAAGCGGCCGATAACCTTCGGCGGCGGCGGTGATCGCCGGCTTCAACGGCAGACGCACGCCGGTTTCGATCAGGATCCGCAAAATGCCCAGCGCCGCGCGCCGCAGCGCATACGGATCTTTCGACCCCGTCGGCTTCTCGTCGATCGCGAAGAAGCCGGCCAGTGTGTCCAGCTTGTCGGCCAGCGCCACGGCGATCGCGACCGGCCCGGTCGGGATCTGGTCGGATGGCCCCGCCGGGGCGTAATGGCTGGCGATCGCCTGGGCCACAGCTTTCGGCTCGCCATCATGGGTGGCATAGTAGCTGCCCATGATGCCCTGGATTTCAGGGAACTCGCCGACC
The sequence above is a segment of the Tistrella bauzanensis genome. Coding sequences within it:
- a CDS encoding long-chain-fatty-acid--CoA ligase, translating into MTQMMGAEVQADAIDPVWLKRYPADVDWRQAFPPAPLTSLMDHAVATYGNRPAVDFLGKIMTYEQIGRLVDQAAKGLQQIGVKKGDRVGLFLPNTPYSIIYYYAALTIGATIVNFNPLYAPREIEHQVNDSGTRVMVTLDLAVVYDKAQALLGKTCLERIVVCPMAGVLPFPKNLLFPLVKCKEIGRIEKSARIVHHKGLVRNDGRFAPVPIDPETTVAVLQYTGGTTGLPKGAMLTHANLLANARQLEAWFPAGRPGEERTMVVLPLFHVFAMTVCMNYSILAGACMIMLPRFDLDQVLDTLAKKKPSLFPGVPTMYTAIANHPKIREVDLSSINYCLSGGAPLPLEVKHIFEKLTGCTLVEGYGLTETSPVTHCNPFTGVSKEGSIGLPMPGTTIEIVDLEDGQTLMPQGERGEICIRGPQVMAGYWNKPEETAKTMSGGRLHTGDVGYLDEDGYAFIVDRIKDLIIAGGYNVYPRMVEEAIYLHDSVEECTVIGIPDEYRGQTVKAFVKLRAGAILTAAELTAFLKERLSPIEMPKQIEFRDALPKTLIGKLSKKELVQEETEKYKARREAGK
- the meaB gene encoding methylmalonyl Co-A mutase-associated GTPase MeaB → MTGPDQTAEAGGIAAGLRRLDEIRAGGKPALARALARLESRADAAETADLLDAAYAAPVAQVLGITGPPGVGKSSLLSALIRAYRAGGRSVGVIAVDPSSKRTKGALLGDRTRIQTDPEDQGVFIRSMAARARLGGLADFTIAATVLMRAIHDVVLVETVGVGQSETDVEEIADTVVFCIQPASGDSLQFMKAGIMEIPDLAVVTKADIGPAAERARTDVASALKAVGVRDDGWKVPVLKVAASTGEGIGDLIAAADRHRDWMTARDLRDHRRAAQAEGWVASSLKDRFGTEGLRHLATDPAMAADAGAEHPDVLGPFHRLRRDAQRLAGRLAG
- the ppdK gene encoding pyruvate, phosphate dikinase — protein: MTKWVYSFGRNGSEGTAEMRNLLGGKGANLAEMSNLGLPVPPGLTITTELCTYYYANGQTYPDELKAQVTEALARIETEMGMRFGDAENPLLVSVRSGARASMPGMMDTVLNLGLNQATVEGLARRSGDERFAYDSYRRFIQMYSDVVLGVDHSLFEDRLEARKEEHGHDLDTEMTADDWKALIADYKAIVQSELGRPFPDDAHEQLWGAIGAVFGSWMNQRAKTYRRLHNIPAEWGTAVNVQAMVFGNMGDDCATGVAFTRNPSTGVKEFYGEFLVNAQGEDVVAGIRTPQHLTVAGKLANGSNDPAMEEAMPVVFGELVAVKDRLEQHYRDMQDIEFTVQQGRLYMLQTRNGKRTAAAALKIAVDMAEEGLITEEQAVARIEAQALDQLLHPTLDPKAAKTVIAKGLPASPGAASGVVVFTADEAEKRAQTGEDVILVRIETSPEDIHGMHAARGILTARGGMTSHAAVVARGMGRACVSGAGTVRIDYAKGSFTVGDVTVKAGDVITIDGGKGEVMLGRVATIKPDLSGDFGALMTWADKIRTLKVRTNAETPLDAETARTFGAEGIGLCRTEHMFFSDDRIIAVRQMILADDVAGRRTALAKLLPMQRGDFVSLFRIMAGLPVTVRLLDPPLHEFLPHTEKDIAEVAAASGIDAQKLSARAASLHESNPMLGHRGCRLGISYPEIYEMQARAILEAAVEVSAELGQTVTPEIMIPLVATRRELEILRKLVDTVAAQVFEEKGARVEYLVGTMIELPRAALQAAKIAEVGEFFSFGTNDLTQTTFGISRDDSGSFLDSYREAGIFDQDPFVSLDQEGVGELVKIAAERGRSTRPDIKLGICGEHGGDPASIEFCQMAGLDYVSCSPYRVPIARLAAAQAALKARKA